One genomic window of Candidatus Nitrosopumilus sediminis includes the following:
- a CDS encoding class I SAM-dependent methyltransferase — MLKKALENVLTEEESDELISAFDQIGEIIIVRIPESLLSKKKIIGKTLLDEVKIVRSVFYQASAVEGEFRTRDLEILAGEDNTETEYKEFGCRFKVDVKNAFFSPRLSTERERIANLVQDGEVITNMFAGIGMFSIMAAKKKKCTVYSLDINPVASKLCDENSSLNKLAGNVISINGDATEIINKQLVDKSDRTLMLLPERSDEFLESAIKTTKNQGIIHYYSHIHADKKSEAGKLSEKHYLKITPVKSEILDSKIVRAVGPRYYQTVVDVKIFK; from the coding sequence ATGCTAAAAAAAGCACTAGAAAATGTGCTCACAGAAGAAGAAAGTGATGAATTAATCTCAGCATTTGATCAGATTGGGGAAATAATTATTGTAAGAATTCCAGAATCATTACTCTCAAAAAAGAAAATTATCGGAAAAACATTGTTAGATGAGGTAAAAATTGTAAGAAGTGTATTCTATCAAGCTTCTGCAGTAGAGGGGGAATTTCGTACTAGAGATCTTGAAATTCTTGCAGGTGAAGATAACACAGAAACTGAATACAAAGAATTTGGCTGTAGATTCAAGGTTGATGTAAAAAATGCATTTTTTTCACCAAGACTATCTACAGAAAGAGAAAGAATTGCCAATCTGGTTCAAGATGGAGAGGTAATAACCAATATGTTTGCAGGAATTGGAATGTTTTCAATAATGGCGGCAAAAAAGAAGAAATGCACCGTATATAGTCTTGATATCAATCCAGTAGCTTCAAAATTGTGTGATGAAAATAGCAGTTTAAACAAACTTGCAGGAAATGTCATTTCAATAAACGGAGATGCAACGGAAATTATCAATAAACAACTAGTAGACAAATCTGATAGAACATTGATGTTGTTACCTGAAAGGTCTGATGAGTTTTTAGAATCTGCAATTAAAACAACCAAAAATCAAGGAATTATTCATTATTATTCACATATACATGCAGATAAAAAATCAGAAGCTGGAAAATTATCAGAAAAACACTATCTAAAGATCACCCCAGTAAAATCAGAAATTTTAGATTCAAAAATTGTTAGAGCAGTGGGTCCAAGATATTATCAAACAGTTGTAGATGTAAAAATTTTCAAATAA
- a CDS encoding ribosome biogenesis/translation initiation ATPase RLI — protein sequence MTHRVAVLDQDLCQPQKCGLECIKYCPVNKSGAECVTINEESKKAQIDEDICNGCGICVKVCPFDAITIVNLASELATDKIHQYGMNSFRLYKLPTPKKGEVVGLLGRNGMGKSTVVNILSGNLKPNLGRYDNPPEWDEILKHYSGTELKQHFEKIEQKQIRASIKPQQVHHIAQAFDGTGKELLDKYDERGVSRELIKELGLENSMEQSLKELSGGELQRIAVAAAASKDTEFYFFDEPSSYNDVFQRTGVARVIQNLAKIGKSVMVVEHDLTLLDFLSDYIEVLYGEPTAYGIVSSILSTKVGINVFLDGYLPNENVRFRDKKFSFDVSSSVTDIFQEGSDILTYPKLEKKYPSFSVTIEPGRVRKGEVLGIMGANALGKTTMMKMIAGVEKPDVGHIDKKLKIAYKPQYLQNDLDVEVISVLDKANENPVEGSMEEEQILDPLKIKKLYNKSIKNLSGGELQKVAVASCLLQKVDLYALDEPSAFLDVEDRIAVAKFLQKFVRSFGKSAIIIDHDLQLMDLISDSMIIFEGESGSAGIATSPMPKAEAMNRFLKSLDMSFRRDEKSLRPRVNKLESRLDKDQKSTGNFYYKH from the coding sequence ATGACTCATAGAGTAGCAGTTTTAGATCAGGATCTATGTCAGCCACAAAAATGTGGTTTAGAATGTATAAAATATTGCCCAGTCAACAAATCAGGCGCAGAATGTGTCACTATTAACGAAGAATCAAAGAAAGCTCAAATTGATGAGGATATTTGTAATGGATGCGGAATTTGTGTCAAAGTATGCCCATTTGATGCAATAACAATTGTCAACCTAGCAAGCGAACTAGCTACGGACAAAATTCATCAGTATGGAATGAATTCATTTCGACTTTACAAATTACCCACACCAAAGAAGGGAGAAGTTGTTGGATTATTAGGTAGAAATGGGATGGGAAAAAGTACGGTAGTCAACATACTATCAGGAAATCTTAAACCAAATTTGGGAAGATATGATAACCCACCTGAATGGGATGAAATTTTAAAACATTACAGTGGAACAGAACTCAAACAACATTTTGAAAAAATTGAACAAAAACAAATCAGAGCATCAATAAAACCACAGCAAGTTCATCATATTGCTCAGGCATTTGATGGAACTGGAAAAGAACTCCTCGACAAATATGATGAACGCGGAGTATCAAGAGAACTGATCAAAGAATTAGGATTAGAGAACTCTATGGAACAGAGTTTAAAGGAATTAAGTGGTGGAGAATTACAAAGAATTGCAGTTGCAGCTGCGGCATCAAAAGATACAGAGTTTTACTTTTTTGATGAACCATCATCGTATAATGATGTATTTCAAAGAACAGGTGTTGCGCGAGTAATACAAAATTTGGCAAAAATTGGGAAAAGTGTAATGGTAGTAGAACATGATTTAACATTACTAGATTTTCTAAGTGATTATATCGAAGTGTTGTATGGAGAACCTACAGCATATGGAATTGTCTCAAGTATTCTATCTACAAAAGTTGGAATCAATGTTTTCCTTGATGGATATTTACCAAATGAAAATGTAAGATTTAGGGATAAAAAATTCTCTTTTGATGTATCATCTTCAGTTACAGATATTTTTCAAGAAGGTAGTGATATTCTCACATATCCTAAACTGGAGAAAAAATATCCTTCATTTTCAGTAACAATTGAGCCTGGAAGAGTAAGAAAAGGAGAAGTTTTAGGAATTATGGGAGCTAATGCGCTTGGTAAAACAACTATGATGAAAATGATTGCAGGGGTTGAAAAGCCAGATGTAGGTCATATTGATAAAAAATTAAAGATTGCATACAAACCACAATATCTTCAAAACGATCTTGATGTGGAAGTCATATCAGTTCTAGATAAAGCAAATGAAAATCCAGTTGAAGGTAGTATGGAAGAAGAACAAATTCTAGATCCATTAAAAATCAAAAAACTGTATAATAAATCAATCAAGAATCTTTCTGGAGGAGAACTGCAAAAAGTAGCCGTTGCATCATGCCTATTGCAAAAAGTTGATTTGTATGCACTAGATGAACCATCAGCATTTTTGGATGTAGAAGATAGAATTGCAGTTGCAAAATTTTTACAAAAATTTGTTCGTTCTTTTGGAAAATCAGCGATAATCATTGATCATGATTTACAACTGATGGATCTAATTTCAGATTCAATGATAATATTTGAGGGAGAATCAGGATCTGCAGGAATTGCTACATCACCTATGCCAAAAGCAGAAGCCATGAATAGATTTCTAAAATCACTTGACATGTCATTTAGAAGAGATGAAAAAAGTCTAAGACCCCGTGTAAATAAATTAGAAAGCAGGTTAGATAAAGATCAAAAATCAACTGGAAACTTCTATTACAAGCATTGA
- a CDS encoding leucyl aminopeptidase has product MKIKTANSSKKKTNLLCGFVLENDSKVLGLPKFDAKTTNVINQSLKDMEGKLGKLSIIPLSEKKSIQRILLAGIGKKENLTNDTIRFVSGKIAQKARELKLKEFSIISPPSFVNEPNSTISQIIEGSKMALYKFDKFKSEKTGSDPNLTIIVSKSTKISKTIKTSEIVANGAIFTKSIANLPPNECTPTTLANFARSISKNKMKCSIISEPELKKKGFGGISAVGQGSKNQPKLIILEHNHGPRNEKPIVLVGKAVTFDTGGISLKPGSAMDEMKFDKCGGCTVLGIMKAVSELKLPLNVVGIIPSVENMPGGESYRPGDIIKLYSGKTAEILNTDAEGRLILSDALSYGEKQYSPKAIIDFATLTGACIVALGTNVAAVISNDEKLTKKINESSKRTTEEVWELPLNQDYMDMIKSEVADMKNVGIGKAAGTITAAAFLKNAIEKTPWVHIDIAGVAWTQSSTKEKSYNPKGATGFGVRLILDYLQRL; this is encoded by the coding sequence GTGAAAATTAAAACAGCGAATTCATCAAAAAAGAAAACAAATCTACTTTGCGGATTTGTATTAGAAAATGATAGTAAGGTTTTAGGATTACCAAAATTTGATGCAAAAACTACCAATGTTATCAATCAATCCCTTAAAGATATGGAAGGAAAATTGGGAAAATTAAGCATCATACCATTATCTGAAAAAAAATCCATACAAAGAATTCTTCTTGCCGGCATAGGCAAAAAAGAGAACTTGACAAATGATACCATTAGATTTGTTTCAGGCAAAATTGCTCAGAAAGCTAGAGAATTGAAATTAAAAGAATTTTCTATAATTTCTCCTCCAAGTTTTGTAAATGAACCAAATTCCACAATTTCTCAAATTATAGAAGGCAGCAAAATGGCTCTTTACAAATTTGACAAATTCAAATCAGAGAAAACAGGATCTGATCCTAACTTAACCATAATAGTTTCAAAATCAACAAAGATTTCCAAAACCATCAAGACGTCTGAAATTGTTGCAAATGGAGCTATTTTTACTAAAAGTATTGCTAACCTACCTCCTAACGAATGTACACCTACAACATTAGCAAATTTTGCAAGAAGTATTTCAAAGAATAAAATGAAATGTAGTATAATTTCTGAACCTGAATTAAAGAAGAAGGGGTTTGGTGGAATTTCTGCAGTGGGTCAGGGAAGTAAAAATCAACCAAAATTAATTATTTTAGAACATAATCATGGACCAAGAAATGAGAAACCAATTGTACTAGTAGGAAAGGCAGTCACATTTGACACAGGAGGTATTTCGTTAAAGCCAGGAAGTGCAATGGATGAAATGAAATTTGACAAATGTGGAGGATGTACTGTATTAGGAATAATGAAAGCAGTTTCAGAATTAAAACTACCACTCAATGTTGTTGGTATTATTCCGTCAGTAGAAAATATGCCAGGAGGAGAATCATATAGGCCGGGAGATATTATCAAACTGTATAGTGGAAAAACTGCAGAAATTCTAAATACAGATGCAGAAGGTAGATTGATTCTATCTGATGCATTATCATATGGAGAAAAACAATATTCTCCAAAAGCAATTATTGATTTTGCAACTCTTACAGGTGCATGTATTGTAGCACTTGGCACCAATGTTGCTGCAGTAATTTCAAATGATGAAAAACTAACAAAGAAAATTAATGAATCCTCTAAAAGAACTACAGAAGAAGTGTGGGAACTTCCATTAAACCAAGACTATATGGACATGATAAAATCAGAGGTTGCAGATATGAAAAATGTTGGAATAGGTAAAGCAGCCGGAACTATTACAGCTGCAGCATTTTTGAAAAATGCTATTGAAAAAACACCATGGGTTCATATTGACATTGCAGGAGTTGCATGGACACAAAGTTCTACAAAAGAAAAGTCATACAATCCAAAAGGTGCTACAGGTTTTGGTGTAAGATTGATTTTAGATTATTTGCAGAGATTATAG
- a CDS encoding YkgJ family cysteine cluster protein, protein MKLISKGYDSGNDETGEFPCVSCHTNCCKEYVIFVNAHDVYRLSIGLGLAPESFLDVYGAKDYSLGIKVKEGLIDLALKQNNGACKFLEETKDVFRCTVNDIKPGVCKSYPFEMKNGKLNQMTSMMCPIDWDIAKFEEMMITHLKKDEFEWKFYDKLVKEWNTKHWRKKPLSAFLKFMLDKVESSLIS, encoded by the coding sequence ATGAAATTAATTTCAAAGGGTTATGATTCCGGCAATGATGAGACTGGAGAATTTCCATGTGTTTCATGTCATACAAATTGCTGTAAAGAATATGTGATATTTGTCAATGCTCATGATGTTTACCGTCTCTCTATCGGACTGGGGTTGGCTCCTGAGAGTTTTTTAGATGTTTATGGTGCAAAGGACTATTCTTTAGGAATTAAGGTAAAAGAAGGTCTGATAGATCTTGCTTTGAAACAAAATAATGGTGCATGTAAATTCCTCGAAGAAACTAAAGATGTCTTTAGATGTACAGTAAATGATATCAAGCCTGGAGTGTGCAAATCATATCCATTTGAAATGAAAAATGGGAAATTGAATCAGATGACTAGTATGATGTGCCCTATAGATTGGGATATCGCAAAATTTGAGGAAATGATGATAACCCATCTTAAAAAAGATGAATTTGAATGGAAGTTCTATGATAAACTTGTAAAGGAATGGAATACAAAACATTGGAGAAAAAAACCATTATCTGCATTTTTGAAATTTATGTTAGATAAAGTAGAATCCTCTTTGATCTCTTGA
- a CDS encoding ribulose-phosphate 3-epimerase produces MKGTNAAGSGHPGGSFSMAEILGCLFNKYLKFDPKNPQWEDRDRLVLSKGHAAPGLFSNMSVAGYFPESEIETLRKFGSKLQGHPDLKCPGIEFCGGSLGTGLSYSIGIALAAKIDSKSHHVYTIIGDGESDEGQVWEAAMTASKYKVDNLTAFLDRNFLQQDSYTEKVMPLDEKLEGDNISEMWKDASRWKTGDKWRSFGWNVIEIDGHRIEQINAAIAKANVTKGVPTIIISRTIKGKSIEHMEDNPQWHGKAPDSDVVPMINLELDSQFMISPSIIAGDMTNLENEIKRCVSGRADYIHLDVMDGQFVPTKTFDHNKIKELRPLTVIPFDTHLMINEPVKYVKDYIDAGSDIITVHAEVTDESSFGEIHDLLKQNQVGVGFSINPDTELPEWSYKFLESLDQLIVMSVVPGKSGQKYIEETHAKMSRLNSVLKEHNFTGYIEADGGVNLENIGSIFADGARVFVGGGAIIGQQDVRAAIRDFRTEVLKSRRRNLLDKANELGGTELVNKWIGLHVIGEKQDQIKKIAQEAGYL; encoded by the coding sequence ATTAAAGGAACTAATGCTGCTGGATCTGGTCATCCTGGGGGCTCTTTTTCTATGGCAGAAATTTTAGGTTGTTTGTTCAACAAATATCTAAAATTTGATCCTAAAAATCCACAATGGGAAGATAGAGATCGTTTAGTTTTATCAAAAGGACATGCTGCTCCTGGACTATTTTCTAATATGTCAGTTGCAGGATATTTTCCAGAGTCTGAAATTGAAACTTTACGTAAATTTGGAAGTAAATTACAAGGACATCCAGATCTCAAGTGTCCTGGGATAGAGTTCTGTGGTGGTTCTTTAGGTACTGGATTATCATATTCTATAGGGATTGCACTTGCTGCAAAAATTGATTCTAAAAGTCACCATGTCTATACCATCATTGGAGATGGGGAGTCTGATGAAGGACAAGTTTGGGAGGCTGCAATGACTGCTTCAAAATACAAAGTTGATAATCTGACTGCTTTTCTTGATAGAAATTTCCTTCAACAAGACTCGTACACTGAAAAAGTCATGCCTCTTGATGAAAAATTGGAAGGTGATAATATTTCTGAAATGTGGAAAGATGCGTCGCGTTGGAAAACCGGGGATAAATGGAGATCATTTGGTTGGAATGTAATTGAAATTGACGGACATCGTATAGAACAAATTAATGCAGCAATTGCAAAAGCAAATGTCACAAAAGGCGTTCCTACAATAATAATTTCTAGAACTATCAAGGGAAAATCTATAGAGCACATGGAAGACAATCCACAATGGCATGGGAAAGCTCCTGATTCTGATGTTGTCCCTATGATTAATCTTGAATTGGATTCACAGTTCATGATTTCACCATCAATTATTGCAGGAGATATGACAAATTTAGAAAATGAAATTAAACGATGTGTGTCTGGTAGGGCAGATTACATTCATCTTGATGTAATGGATGGACAGTTTGTACCGACAAAAACTTTCGATCATAACAAAATCAAAGAACTAAGACCATTAACAGTAATTCCTTTTGACACTCACTTGATGATAAATGAACCTGTAAAATATGTTAAAGACTATATCGATGCGGGCAGTGACATTATCACTGTTCATGCAGAAGTTACTGATGAATCTAGTTTTGGAGAAATTCATGATTTGTTAAAACAAAATCAAGTTGGTGTAGGATTCTCAATAAATCCAGACACTGAACTACCTGAATGGTCTTACAAATTTTTAGAATCACTTGATCAGTTAATTGTAATGTCTGTAGTACCTGGAAAATCTGGTCAAAAATACATTGAAGAGACACATGCTAAAATGTCTAGATTGAACTCTGTTCTAAAAGAACATAATTTTACAGGCTATATTGAGGCTGACGGGGGTGTAAATCTTGAAAATATTGGTTCTATATTTGCAGATGGTGCACGGGTTTTTGTTGGAGGTGGTGCTATTATTGGACAACAAGATGTTCGAGCTGCCATTAGAGATTTTAGAACTGAGGTGTTAAAATCTAGAAGACGAAATTTACTTGATAAAGCAAATGAATTAGGTGGGACCGAATTGGTAAACAAATGGATTGGCCTACACGTAATTGGAGAAAAACAAGATCAAATTAAAAAAATTGCACAGGAGGCAGGGTATCTTTGA
- a CDS encoding transketolase family protein has product MNEPIMTDMRSEYSKTLIQLGKENPNIVVLGADTTDSLKTSGFGKEFPERFFNVGIAEANLVTISAGLAASGKTSFASTYAIFLPGRAVDQIRNNIAYPSPPGKKGLNVKLVTSHGGLSVGPDGGSHQQIEDIAIMRVIPNFRVFIPADTIAVSKLTQLMANEYGPFYMRMARSATPLVHSDSQEFQIGKGITMRDGSDCTIVACGITVRMALEAAESLQQEGISCRVLDMFSIKPIDNQLLEKAARETGCIVTTEEHNIFGGMGSAVAESISESYPVPIKRIGAQDMFGESARDNEIPLLLEKHGITSFNMAKQVKEIRSKKL; this is encoded by the coding sequence TTGAATGAACCTATAATGACTGATATGCGTTCAGAATATTCCAAAACATTAATTCAATTAGGAAAAGAAAATCCAAACATTGTTGTTTTAGGTGCAGATACAACTGATTCGCTTAAAACTTCTGGATTTGGAAAAGAATTTCCGGAGAGATTTTTCAATGTAGGTATTGCTGAAGCAAACCTTGTAACTATTTCAGCCGGATTAGCTGCATCTGGAAAAACATCTTTTGCTAGCACTTATGCAATATTTCTACCTGGTAGGGCAGTTGATCAAATTCGAAATAATATTGCTTATCCCTCACCACCTGGAAAAAAAGGTCTTAACGTAAAATTAGTTACATCCCATGGTGGTTTATCCGTAGGTCCTGATGGTGGTTCTCATCAACAAATTGAAGATATTGCAATAATGAGAGTTATTCCAAATTTCCGAGTTTTTATCCCTGCTGATACTATTGCTGTTTCAAAATTAACACAATTAATGGCAAATGAATATGGGCCATTTTACATGAGAATGGCAAGATCTGCAACACCTTTAGTTCACTCTGATTCTCAGGAATTTCAAATTGGAAAAGGTATTACGATGAGGGATGGCTCTGATTGCACTATTGTTGCATGTGGTATAACTGTCAGAATGGCTTTAGAGGCTGCTGAATCTTTACAGCAAGAAGGAATTTCTTGTAGAGTTTTGGATATGTTTTCAATTAAACCCATTGACAATCAATTATTAGAAAAAGCTGCTAGAGAAACTGGTTGTATTGTGACAACTGAGGAACATAATATTTTTGGCGGAATGGGTTCTGCTGTAGCTGAATCTATTTCTGAATCTTATCCTGTACCTATAAAGAGAATTGGAGCCCAAGATATGTTTGGAGAGTCTGCACGAGATAATGAAATTCCATTACTCTTAGAAAAACATGGAATAACATCTTTTAATATGGCAAAACAAGTCAAAGAAATTAGGAGTAAAAAATTATGA
- the fsa gene encoding fructose-6-phosphate aldolase, with amino-acid sequence MKIFLDTANLESIRKFNDMGLLDGITTNPSLMSKEGGNPKDAMEEITKIIKGDVSLEVVSTEYSGMIEEGKRLRQYGENVVVKVPMTPDGLKACKSLSSEGIPVNVTLVFSANQALLAAKSGAKYVSPFIGRLDDIGQNGMDLIKEIKEIFEHYKDTLKTQILVASVRHPLHVIDAAKIGADVVTLPPIVLDKMLQHPLTKIGLENFLADWDKLKSGNPDIKI; translated from the coding sequence ATGAAAATTTTCCTAGATACTGCTAATCTCGAATCAATTAGAAAATTTAACGACATGGGACTGTTAGATGGAATCACTACAAATCCTTCACTCATGTCAAAAGAAGGAGGAAATCCCAAGGATGCAATGGAAGAGATTACAAAAATCATCAAAGGTGATGTAAGTTTAGAAGTTGTCAGTACTGAATATTCAGGAATGATAGAAGAAGGTAAGCGTCTTCGTCAATATGGGGAAAATGTTGTAGTAAAAGTTCCTATGACACCTGATGGTCTTAAAGCATGCAAATCCCTATCCTCTGAAGGAATTCCTGTGAATGTCACATTGGTATTTTCTGCAAATCAAGCTTTACTTGCAGCAAAATCTGGTGCAAAATATGTCAGTCCATTTATTGGAAGACTAGATGATATTGGACAAAATGGCATGGATCTGATTAAAGAAATTAAAGAAATATTTGAACACTATAAAGATACTTTAAAAACGCAAATTCTTGTTGCAAGTGTACGTCATCCTTTACATGTTATAGATGCTGCAAAAATTGGTGCAGACGTTGTTACACTACCTCCTATAGTTTTGGATAAAATGTTACAACACCCTTTGACAAAAATTGGCTTGGAAAATTTCCTTGCTGATTGGGACAAATTAAAATCTGGAAATCCTGATATCAAAATATAG
- a CDS encoding magnesium transporter CorA family protein, producing the protein MRKGFIRNRLRSTRKTVETTIESKIETIQGEKFVWTDLQNPDRNDVEKLAEKYDFNELNIEDCMTKFELPKLDSYDDHFFVILHFPPLAQKIAISKNSQLSIFVGKDFLVTVHQGDLKPLVELVDICKSNSDQQRKNTLLGRSSGMLLHEILDVLVDDLLHTSRKIIANLDEIEDRVFDETKPVARSIALLRREINRLRRIVNPLKKFVLEIAKNVKRFSGSDDDEITLYYDDVIDHIDKVIETLEESRETMEIYKDTDFVLSTEKTNKVLAVLTIIFTLAIPSTVIGTFYGMNVDLPGGIGSDILILGPFTTFIIVIIASAIPAIMMFAYFKKLGWISS; encoded by the coding sequence ATGAGGAAAGGATTCATCAGAAATAGGTTACGCTCCACTAGAAAAACAGTCGAGACAACCATAGAAAGTAAGATTGAAACCATTCAAGGTGAAAAATTTGTATGGACCGATTTACAAAATCCAGATAGAAATGATGTTGAAAAATTAGCTGAAAAATACGATTTCAATGAATTAAACATCGAAGATTGTATGACCAAATTTGAGCTTCCAAAATTAGATAGTTATGATGACCACTTCTTTGTGATCCTTCATTTTCCACCACTAGCACAAAAAATAGCAATATCAAAAAACAGTCAATTGTCAATATTTGTAGGAAAGGACTTTCTAGTCACTGTTCATCAGGGGGATCTTAAGCCATTAGTAGAATTAGTAGATATTTGTAAATCAAATTCTGACCAACAAAGAAAGAATACACTATTAGGAAGATCGTCAGGAATGTTACTTCATGAAATCTTGGATGTGTTAGTTGATGATCTTTTACATACATCAAGGAAGATTATTGCAAATCTTGATGAAATTGAAGATAGGGTTTTTGATGAAACAAAACCAGTAGCAAGAAGTATCGCTTTACTCAGAAGGGAAATTAACAGGTTAAGAAGAATAGTGAACCCATTAAAGAAATTTGTATTAGAAATAGCAAAAAATGTTAAAAGATTTTCAGGTAGCGATGATGATGAAATTACATTATATTATGACGATGTAATCGACCACATTGACAAAGTAATTGAGACATTGGAAGAATCAAGGGAAACTATGGAAATTTACAAAGATACAGACTTTGTGTTAAGCACTGAAAAAACAAACAAAGTTCTTGCAGTTTTAACAATAATTTTCACGTTAGCAATTCCATCTACGGTGATTGGTACATTTTATGGAATGAATGTTGATTTACCAGGAGGAATTGGAAGTGATATTTTGATCTTAGGACCATTTACAACATTCATTATTGTAATTATTGCATCTGCAATTCCAGCAATCATGATGTTTGCGTATTTCAAGAAATTAGGATGGATTAGTAGTTAA
- a CDS encoding SAM-dependent methyltransferase encodes MKIEEYLETLPDNLLNGEDVQLPEKSFREIFKFVNLDKDDIFYHLGCSDEKGIEIAVNEFGVKKAVGIDNNLEKIEHTKKILENKKINAELICQNIEESEISDASVILFWFTDETVINQMIEKFGKLKPETKIITIWGPLPDCLPDKVDFPYILNKVPFKKAQSMQEQLLAIFGVKCVDFVTAWEFAERYTKAIGSPEIKNDRFLTIIQTLVIWINAKKLGVVCGDEIPESIKTYINIMKMHFDIDFEYLLKE; translated from the coding sequence ATGAAAATTGAAGAATATTTAGAAACACTTCCAGATAATTTACTTAATGGTGAAGACGTTCAATTGCCTGAAAAATCTTTTAGAGAAATTTTCAAATTTGTGAATTTAGATAAAGATGATATTTTCTATCATTTAGGATGCAGTGACGAAAAAGGAATCGAGATAGCCGTCAATGAATTTGGAGTGAAGAAAGCAGTAGGAATTGACAATAACTTAGAAAAAATAGAACATACAAAGAAAATTCTGGAGAATAAAAAAATTAACGCAGAATTAATTTGTCAAAACATAGAAGAATCAGAGATCTCAGATGCTTCAGTTATTTTATTTTGGTTTACTGATGAGACTGTAATTAATCAAATGATAGAAAAATTTGGAAAATTGAAACCTGAAACAAAAATAATCACAATTTGGGGACCTCTTCCAGATTGTCTTCCAGACAAGGTAGATTTTCCATATATTTTGAATAAAGTCCCATTCAAAAAAGCACAAAGCATGCAAGAACAGTTGTTGGCAATTTTTGGTGTAAAATGTGTTGATTTTGTGACAGCATGGGAATTTGCAGAAAGATATACCAAAGCAATTGGATCACCAGAAATTAAAAATGATCGATTTCTAACAATCATACAAACATTAGTAATCTGGATAAATGCAAAGAAATTAGGAGTCGTGTGTGGAGATGAAATTCCAGAATCCATTAAGACATACATCAACATTATGAAGATGCATTTTGACATAGATTTTGAATATTTATTAAAAGAATAA
- a CDS encoding UPF0147 family protein → MADDDQNKKSMKEAIETLEQITASNSTPKTIKKSITDLITDLNNPEYSLSVRAANTISLLDDVTQDPNMPSYVRTQLWQAVSKLESIRE, encoded by the coding sequence ATGGCTGACGATGATCAAAATAAAAAATCAATGAAAGAGGCAATTGAAACATTAGAGCAAATTACTGCAAGCAATTCAACTCCAAAAACAATTAAAAAATCAATCACCGATTTAATTACAGATCTTAATAATCCAGAATATTCATTATCAGTTAGAGCAGCAAATACAATTAGTTTACTAGATGATGTTACACAAGATCCAAACATGCCTTCATACGTTAGAACACAATTATGGCAAGCAGTTTCAAAATTAGAAAGCATAAGAGAATAA
- a CDS encoding Rieske (2Fe-2S) protein produces MGKIIAGKTSDIQPGKMIKVSIDGRDVLVANINGEYCATDDSCTHSGASLSEGKLDGCTITCGWHAAEFDCKTGKLVKFPAKIRDLTSYNVVVESDNVFVEM; encoded by the coding sequence ATGGGGAAAATTATAGCTGGAAAAACTTCAGATATCCAACCAGGAAAAATGATTAAGGTATCGATTGATGGAAGAGATGTTTTAGTTGCAAATATCAATGGAGAGTATTGTGCGACAGATGATTCATGTACACACTCAGGTGCAAGTTTATCCGAAGGGAAATTAGATGGTTGTACTATTACTTGTGGATGGCATGCAGCAGAATTTGATTGTAAAACTGGAAAACTAGTTAAATTCCCAGCAAAAATTAGAGATTTAACATCATACAATGTTGTTGTCGAATCAGACAATGTATTTGTAGAGATGTAA